From a single Brassica rapa cultivar Chiifu-401-42 chromosome A01, CAAS_Brap_v3.01, whole genome shotgun sequence genomic region:
- the LOC103849775 gene encoding methyltransferase N6AMT1-like isoform X2: MSEMTSRTADILRVSSHREVYEPCDDSFALVDALLADQTNLINHDPKVCMEIGCGSGYVITSLILLLKEKLPNVHYIATDTNQIAARVTNETLQAHGVSAEVVCTDIASCLEKRLAGLVDVMVVNPPYVPTPEYEVGMEGIASAWAGGENGRSVIDRVLPVVDRLLSEKGWFYLVTLTSNYPSEICLGMRKRGYASRIVVQRSTEEENLIILKFWRDKDEEGVDKETSSESFVKQFSRSLSSFMEKQWR; encoded by the coding sequence ATGTCCGAGATGACATCAAGAACCGCTGATATCCTGCGCGTAAGCTCGCATCGCGAAGTCTACGAGCCCTGTGACGATTCATTTGCTCTAGTTGATGCCTTACTCGCTGACCAAACCAACCTTATAAACCACGATCCCAAGGTTTGTATGGAGATTGGCTGCGGAAGCGGATACGTCATCACATCACTCATCCTCCTCCTCAAAGAGAAGCTTCCCAATGTTCATTACATAGCCACAGACACAAACCAGATCGCCGCAAGAGTGACAAACGAGACTTTACAAGCTCATGGTGTCTCTGCTGAGGTTGTCTGCACGGACATAGCTTCTTGCTTAGAGAAGAGACTCGCTGGGTTGGTAGATGTGATGGTGGTGAACCCTCCTTATGTTCCAACGCCTGAGTATGAGGTTGGTATGGAAGGTATAGCATCTGCTTGGGCTGGAGGGGAGAATGGGAGGAGTGTTATCGATAGAGTCTTGCCTGTTGTTGATCGTTTGCTTTCTGAGAAGGGGTGGTTTTATTTGGTGACGTTGACTTCTAATTACCCGTCGGAGATTTGTTTGGGGATGAGGAAGAGAGGTTATGCGTCGAGGATCGTGGTTCAGAGGTCGACTGAAGAGGAGAATCTTATTATACTTAAGTTCTGGAGAGATAAAGATGAGGAGGGTGTGGATAAGGAGACGTCATCAGAATCGTTTGTGAAGCAGTTTTCGAGGTCTTTGTCATCTTTTATGGAGAAACAATGGAGGTGA
- the LOC103849778 gene encoding uncharacterized protein LOC103849778 yields the protein MNWKLGLLIGLMLLLSITLNPTLARVTYSSRTTKKGIGNIHLNKGMKIGFRGSVSRSAHHGNDPPNHL from the exons ATGAATTGGAAGTTAGGTTTGCTAATTGGTTTGATGCTCCTCTTGTCTATTACACTAAACCCAACTTTGGCCAGAGTAACTTACTCATCTCGCACGACAA aaaaaggGATTGGAAATATACATCTCAACAAAGGAATGAAGATCGGCTTTAGAGGGAGTGTTTCTAGATCTGCTCATCATGGAAACGATCCACCTAATCATTTATAA
- the LOC103849773 gene encoding YTH domain-containing protein ECT2, translated as MATVAQTADQSADMLQKLTLDSQPKGSEIPEPKKAAVYQYGGVDMHGQVPSYDRSLTPLLPSDAADPSVCYVPNAYQQPFYYGYGASGQDWSEFTGYNPNLEGVDMSAGVYGENGSLVYPGYGYAAYPYSPATSPAPQVGGDGQLYGAQHYQYPAFFPAGPVATPAQGDLTANKAGGVKTLPAESKNVASAAGIAKGAPGKPNSQTTLNTASNFYGNGGPGSGFAAGYQDPRYSYDAYYGNVSSYDASKYSDVQRPVSGSGVASSYSKATSVPSSRNQNYRSNSHYTGVHQAASMAGYSTTQGLYNRMYPNKLYSNNYGSSGRYGSSGYDSRTNGRAWVNTTDNRYRSWGRGNNGYFYGNENNGDGLNELNRGPRAKGTKNQKDNSEDSLEVKEQTGASDVAETVETENTCIVPDREQYNKEDFPVDYENAMFFVIKSYSEDDVHKSIKYNVWASTPNGNKKLAAAYEEAQQKPGGCPIFLFFSVNASGQFVGLAEMTGPVDFDTNVEYWQQDKWTGSFPLKWHIVKDVPNSLLKHITLENNENKPVTNSRDTQEVKLEQGLKIVKIFKEHTSKTCILDDFSFYEVRQKTILEKKAKQQQTQKQVSEEKTATVDKKESSTTDKESSPAGQTTGDVTKVDENGSVAKPVGVVANGC; from the exons ATGGCTACCGTTGCTCAAACTGCTGATC aatctGCGGATATGTTGCAGAAGCTTACATTGGATTCACAACCCAAAGGTTCAGAGATTCCTGAGCCTAAGAAG GCTGCTGTTTACCAGTATGGAGGAGTGGATATGCACGGTCAAGTTCCTTCCTATGACAGATCTTTGACGCCATTGCTTCCCAGTGATGCTGCGGATCCTTCGGTTTGCTATGTTCCAAATGCTTACCAGCAGCCCTTTTATTATG gaTATGGAGCGAGTGGTCAAGATTGGAGCGAGTTCACTGGATACAACCCTAATCTCGAGGGTGTGGACATGAGTGCT gGAGTTTATGGAGAGAATGGATCTCTTGTGTATCCTGGATACGGGTATGCTGCTTATCCTTACTCGCCAGCGACTAGCCCTGCTCCACAGGTTGGCGGAGATGGGCAGTTGTACGGTGCTCAGCATTACCAGTACCCTGCCTTTTTCCCTGCTGGACCTGTTGCTACCCCTGCCCAGGGAGATCTCACTGCAAACAAAGCTGGTGGCGTGAAGACGCTACCTGCAGAGAGCAAGAATGTTGCATCTGCTGCTGGTATTGCAAAAGGAGCTCCGGGGAAACCAAATAGCCAGACCACCCTTAACACCGCGAGCAATTTCTATGGTAATGGTGGTCCCGGAAGCGGTTTTGCTGCTGGTTATCAGGATCCTAGATACAGCTATGATGCGTATTATGGTAATGTGTCGTCTTACGACGCCTCTAAGTATTCAGATGTGCAGAGACCTGTTTCTGGTAGCGGAGTTGCGTCCTCCTATTCGAAGGCAACCAGTGTGCCTTCATCGAGGAATCAAAACTACCGCTCAAATTCCCATTACACG GGTGTGCACCAGGCTGCATCAATGGCAGGCTACAGTACAACTCAGGGATTGTACAACAGGATGTATCCAAACAAGTTATATAGCAACAACTATGGTAGCTCGGGGAGATATGGCTCTTCCGGGTATGATTCAAGAACAAATGGAAGAGCATGGGTAAACACAACAGACAACAGATACAGAAGCTGGGGAAGGGGTAACAACGGTTACTTCTATGGAAATGAGAACAACGGAGATGGTTTGAATGAACTCAACAGGGGACCTAGAGCAAAGGGCACAAAGAACCAGAAGGATAATTCAGAAGATAGCTTAGAGGTTAAGGAGCAGACTGGTGCCTCAGATGTAGCTGAGACTGTGGAGACGGAGAACACCTGTATTGTTCCTGACAGAGAACAGTACAACAAAGAAGATTTCCCAGTGGATTATGAGAATGCTATGTTCTTTGTCATCAAGTCCTACAGTGAAGATGATGTGCACAAGAGCATCAAGTACAATGTTTGGGCTAGCACACCAAATGGAAACAAGAAGCTTGCTGCTGCATACGAGGAAGCTCAGCAGAAGCCTGGAGGCTGTCCTATCTTCCTCTTTTTCTCG GTCAATGCAAGTGGACAATTTGTTGGGCTTGCTGAAATGACTGGACCAGTTGATTTTGATACGAATGTGGAGTACTGGCAGCAAGACAAGTGGACTGGCTCTTTCCCTCTCAAGTGGCATATTGTGAAGGATGTTCCAAACAGTTTGCTGAAACATATCACCCTTGAGAACAACGAGAACAAGCCTGTAACCAACAGTAGAGATACACAAGAG GTCAAGTTGGAGCAAGGGTTGAAGATTGTGAAAATTTTCAAGGAGCATACTAGCAAGACTTGCATTTTGGATGACTTTTCCTTCTACGAGGTTAGGCAGAAGACTATCTTGGAGAAGAAAGCCAAGCAGCAGCAGACTCAGAAACAG GTAAGTGAGGAGAAGACTGCAACGGTTGATAAAAAGGAATCTTCAACTACTGATAAAGAATCTTCTCCAGCTGGTCAAACTACTGGTGATGTTACCAAGGTCGATGAGAATGGGTCAGTTGCTAAACCAGTTGGTGTGGTGGCAAATGGTTGCTAG
- the LOC103849788 gene encoding methyltransferase N6AMT1-like isoform X2, protein MEDLIILYNLLLHTLLFHSAVAVAVAVSVASLFGEIYPPRSFRRLPKTLFLTLTLNLQWTVMSEMTSRTADILRVSSHREVYEPCDDSFALVDALLADQTNLINHDPKVCMEIGCGSGYVITSLILLLKEKLPNVHYIATDTNQIAARVTNETLQAHGVSAEVVCTDIASCLEERLAGLVDVMVLNPPYVPTPEYEVGMEGIASAWAGGENGRSVIDRMLPVVDRLLSERGWFYLVTLTSNYPSEICLGMRKRGYASRIVVQRSTEEENLIILKFWRDKDEESVDKETSSESFMKQFSRSLSSFMEKQWR, encoded by the exons ATGGAAGATTTAATTATACTCTATAATCTTCTTCTGCACACTCTCTTGTTTCATTCCGCCGTCGCCGTCGCCGTCGCCGTCTCCGTCGCCTCCTTGTTCGGTGAAATCTACCCTCCTCGAAGTTTCCGAAGACTACCCAAAACTCTCTTTCTCACTTTAACCCTTAATCTTCAGTGG ACTGTTATGTCCGAGATGACATCAAGAACCGCTGATATCCTGCGCGTAAGCTCGCATCGCGAAGTCTACGAGCCCTGTGACGATTCATTTGCTCTAGTTGATGCCTTACTCGCTGACCAAACCAACCTTATAAACCACGATCCCAAGGTTTGTATGGAGATTGGCTGCGGAAGCGGATACGTCATCACATCACTCATCCTCCTCCTCAAAGAGAAGCTTCCCAATGTTCATTACATAGCCACAGACACAAACCAGATCGCCGCAAGAGTGACAAACGAGACTTTACAAGCTCATGGTGTCTCTGCTGAGGTTGTCTGCACGGAC ATAGCTTCTTGTCTGGAGGAGAGACTCGCTGGATTGGTGGATGTGATGGTGTTGAACCCTCCTTATGTTCCTACGCCTGAGTACGAGGTTGGTATGGAAGGTATAGCTTCTGCGTGGGCTGGAGGGGAGAACGGGAGGAGTGTGATCGATAGAATGTTGCCTGTTGTTGATCGTTTGCTTTCGGAGAGAGGGTGGTTCTATTTGGTGACTTTGACTTCGAATTACCCGTCGGAGATTTGTTTGGGGATGAGGAAGAGAGGTTATGCGTCGAGGATTGTGGTGCAGAGGTCGACGGAGGAGGAGAATCTTATTATACTTAAGTTCTGGAGAGATAAAGATGAGGAGAGTGTGGATAAGGAGACGTCATCAGAATCGTTTATGAAGCAGTTTTCGAGGTCTTTGTCATCTTTTATGGAGAAACAATGGAGGTGA
- the LOC103849777 gene encoding protein RALF-like 10 gives MKTLVICLLMISSVVIIGNVAEVSAGKGKYLDPGVLDRCLGSNPPPKCHIPDPKDKTRPPSHDYRRGCLESQHCRPTKTSDGV, from the coding sequence ATGAAAACTTTGGTGATTTGCTTATTGATGATTAGTAGTGTTGTGATAATAGGAAATGTAGCAGAGGTTTCTGCTGGTAAAGGTAAGTATTTAGATCCAGGGGTGCTTGACCGTTGCTTGGGCTCTAACCCGCCACCCAAATGTCATATTCCCGATCCCAAGGATAAAACTCGTCCACCTTCTCACGACTATCGTCGTGGTTGCCTCGAAAGTCAACACTGCCGTCCGACTAAAACCTCAGATGGTGTTTAA
- the LOC117132622 gene encoding aspartyl protease family protein 1-like, whose protein sequence is MVVSWGLERCEATGKFSFEVHHMFSDAVKQTLGLDNLVPEKGSMEYFKVLAHRDQLIRGRGLASNNEKPSVTFMRETSRLESTFWDRNASSPLG, encoded by the coding sequence ATGGTGGTGAGTTGGGGATTAGAGAGATGTGAGGCCACTGGGAAGTTCAGCTTCGAAGTTCACCACATGTTCTCTGATGCTGTCAAGCAGACTCTAGGGCTTGACAATCTTGTTCCCGAGAAGGGAAGTATGGAGTACTTCAAGGTTTTGGCCCACCGTGACCAGTTGATCAGGGGTCGAGGTCTTGCTTCCAACAACGAAAAGCCATCCGTCACGTTCATGCGGGAAACCTCACGATTGGAGTCGACGTTCTGGGATCGTAACGCCTCTTCTCCTCTTGGTTAA
- the LOC103849779 gene encoding uncharacterized protein LOC103849779 — translation MKGNLWLVALFLVLSLVISFYAASTQPYQFRKLLNIEASPSKSGSAGRH, via the exons ATGAAGGGAAATTTGTGGTTGGTTGCTTTGTTTTTGGTTCTCTCTTTGGTGATTTCATTTTATGCAGCTTCAACTCAGCCGTACCAATTCCGCAAACTTT TGAATATAGAAGCATCACCTAGTAAGTCAGGATCTGCGGGCCGTCACTAA
- the LOC103849776 gene encoding uncharacterized protein LOC103849776, with amino-acid sequence MKKNLWLVALFLVLSLVISSYAASAQPYQFRKLLQRGPAIPSKSRSARHGF; translated from the exons ATGAAGAAAAATTTGTGGTTGGTTGCTTTGTTTTTGGTTCTCTCTTTGGTAATTTCATCTTATGCAGCTTCAGCTCAACCATACCAATTCCGGAAACTTT TGCAAAGAGGACCAGCAATACCTAGTAAATCAAGATCCGCCCGCCATGGTTTTTAG
- the LOC103849775 gene encoding methyltransferase N6AMT1-like isoform X1 — MEDLIILYNLLLHTLLFHSAVAVAVAVSVASLFGEIYPPRSFRRLPKTLFLTLTLNLQWTVMSEMTSRTADILRVSSHREVYEPCDDSFALVDALLADQTNLINHDPKVCMEIGCGSGYVITSLILLLKEKLPNVHYIATDTNQIAARVTNETLQAHGVSAEVVCTDIASCLEKRLAGLVDVMVVNPPYVPTPEYEVGMEGIASAWAGGENGRSVIDRVLPVVDRLLSEKGWFYLVTLTSNYPSEICLGMRKRGYASRIVVQRSTEEENLIILKFWRDKDEEGVDKETSSESFVKQFSRSLSSFMEKQWR, encoded by the exons ATGGAAGATTTAATTATACTCTATAATCTTCTTCTGCACACTCTCTTGTTTCATTCCGCCGTCGCCGTCGCCGTCGCCGTCTCCGTCGCCTCCTTGTTCGGTGAAATCTACCCTCCTCGAAGTTTCCGAAGACTACCCAAAACTCTCTTTCTCACTTTAACCCTTAATCTTCAGTGG ACTGTTATGTCCGAGATGACATCAAGAACCGCTGATATCCTGCGCGTAAGCTCGCATCGCGAAGTCTACGAGCCCTGTGACGATTCATTTGCTCTAGTTGATGCCTTACTCGCTGACCAAACCAACCTTATAAACCACGATCCCAAGGTTTGTATGGAGATTGGCTGCGGAAGCGGATACGTCATCACATCACTCATCCTCCTCCTCAAAGAGAAGCTTCCCAATGTTCATTACATAGCCACAGACACAAACCAGATCGCCGCAAGAGTGACAAACGAGACTTTACAAGCTCATGGTGTCTCTGCTGAGGTTGTCTGCACGGACATAGCTTCTTGCTTAGAGAAGAGACTCGCTGGGTTGGTAGATGTGATGGTGGTGAACCCTCCTTATGTTCCAACGCCTGAGTATGAGGTTGGTATGGAAGGTATAGCATCTGCTTGGGCTGGAGGGGAGAATGGGAGGAGTGTTATCGATAGAGTCTTGCCTGTTGTTGATCGTTTGCTTTCTGAGAAGGGGTGGTTTTATTTGGTGACGTTGACTTCTAATTACCCGTCGGAGATTTGTTTGGGGATGAGGAAGAGAGGTTATGCGTCGAGGATCGTGGTTCAGAGGTCGACTGAAGAGGAGAATCTTATTATACTTAAGTTCTGGAGAGATAAAGATGAGGAGGGTGTGGATAAGGAGACGTCATCAGAATCGTTTGTGAAGCAGTTTTCGAGGTCTTTGTCATCTTTTATGGAGAAACAATGGAGGTGA
- the LOC103849772 gene encoding uncharacterized protein LOC103849772, translating into MRVLLCKIQCPSFFCFCKPSPHIYAASGSLKVENTPPQVSSPSITTTVVDDNDDHYVDAHAAECVDGDHAIEEKEEACGVEEKQEGGILKSSLKKEVLDSPRVEKKKVQWVDLMGKELAEIREFESSEEDDVRYDGDQSCVCVIL; encoded by the exons ATGAGGGTTTTGCTGTGTAAGATCCAGTGCCcttctttcttctgcttctgCAAGCCTTCTCCTCACATCTACGCCGCATCAGGCTCGCTTAAAGTAGAGAACACGCCTCCTCAAGTGTCTTCTCCTTCCATTACTACTACGGTTGTTGATGACAATGATGATCATTATGTTGATGCACATGCCGCAGAATGTGTTGATGGAGATCATGCTATAGAGGAAAAGGAAGAAGCTTGTGGTGTAGAGGAGAAACAAGAAGGTGGGATCTTGAAAAGCAGTCTGAAGAAGGAGGTTTTGGATTCACCAAgggtggagaagaagaaggtacAGTGGGTGGACTTGATGGGGAAAGAACTTGCTGAGATCCGTGAGTTCGAGTCTAG tgaagaagatgatgtcAGATATGATGGAGATCAGAGCTGTGTTTGCGTTATTCTGTGA
- the LOC117128406 gene encoding uncharacterized protein LOC117128406, translating into MKKNLWLVALFLVLSLVISSYAASAQPYQFRKLCKEF; encoded by the coding sequence ATGAAGAAAAATTTGTGGTTGGTTGCTTTGTTTTTGGTTCTCTCTTTGGTAATTTCATCTTATGCAGCTTCAGCTCAACCATACCAATTCCGGAAACTTTGTAAGGAGTTCTAA